Proteins found in one Mucilaginibacter inviolabilis genomic segment:
- a CDS encoding V-type ATP synthase subunit B — MKASLFKKIHTKVIHLTKATCTLEATGVGYEEMAIVDGKAAQVVKIAGKQVTLQVFEGTEGIRTDAEVVFLGTAPTLKVSEELGGRFFNAYGDPIDGKYAPAGKAVETGGPALNPVRRKQPFDMIKTGIAGIDLNNTLVAGQKIPFFADSDQPYNAVIALVALRANADRIILGGIGLSNDDYLYFRSLFADTDRPEKIVGFINTTESPAVERLLIPDMALAAAEYFAIEKNEKVLVLLTDMTLYCDALSIVSNRMDQIPSKDSMPGSLYSDLAKIYEKSLQLPSGGSITIISVTTISEGDITHAIPDNTGYITEGQLFLRRDTEIGKVIIDPFRSLSRLKQLVIGKKTREDHPQVMNAAIRLYADAANAKTKLENGFDLSDYDKRTLAFAKQYAQKLLAIDVNIDITRMLDISWSLFRKHFQPEELGIREKYMEEYWEKATEPEGEDDVLTDENVMLADTSFKQRNKIAAKWQ, encoded by the coding sequence ATGAAAGCGTCCCTGTTTAAAAAAATTCATACAAAAGTTATTCATTTAACCAAGGCCACTTGTACGCTGGAGGCGACAGGGGTAGGTTATGAAGAAATGGCCATCGTGGACGGCAAAGCCGCCCAGGTCGTAAAGATAGCCGGCAAGCAGGTTACGCTGCAGGTATTTGAGGGAACAGAGGGGATCCGCACAGATGCCGAGGTCGTTTTTTTGGGTACAGCCCCAACATTAAAGGTAAGCGAAGAATTAGGCGGAAGGTTTTTCAATGCCTACGGCGATCCTATAGACGGCAAATATGCGCCTGCAGGAAAAGCGGTGGAAACAGGGGGGCCGGCATTAAACCCTGTAAGAAGGAAGCAGCCGTTCGACATGATTAAAACCGGTATAGCCGGAATTGACCTTAACAACACCCTGGTTGCCGGGCAAAAGATCCCGTTTTTTGCTGATTCCGATCAGCCCTATAATGCTGTTATTGCGCTTGTGGCGCTCCGCGCCAATGCCGACCGCATTATTCTGGGCGGCATCGGTCTTTCCAATGATGATTATTTGTATTTCAGGAGCCTCTTTGCCGATACAGACAGGCCTGAAAAGATCGTCGGCTTTATCAACACCACCGAATCCCCGGCCGTGGAGCGTCTGCTCATCCCGGACATGGCGCTGGCGGCAGCCGAATATTTCGCCATTGAAAAAAATGAAAAGGTGCTGGTATTACTCACCGACATGACTTTATACTGCGATGCGCTGAGCATCGTCTCTAATCGCATGGACCAGATCCCTTCAAAGGACAGCATGCCAGGTTCATTGTACAGCGACCTTGCAAAGATCTACGAGAAATCGCTGCAGCTTCCGTCGGGCGGTTCCATTACGATCATTTCTGTAACGACTATTTCAGAGGGCGATATTACCCATGCCATTCCGGACAATACCGGTTATATCACCGAAGGACAACTATTTTTACGAAGGGACACCGAGATAGGAAAAGTTATTATCGATCCTTTCCGCAGCTTATCCAGATTGAAACAGCTCGTGATCGGCAAAAAGACGAGGGAAGATCACCCGCAGGTGATGAATGCAGCTATTCGCCTGTATGCTGACGCGGCCAACGCCAAAACAAAACTGGAAAATGGTTTTGACCTGAGCGACTACGATAAACGCACCCTGGCATTTGCAAAACAGTACGCGCAGAAATTACTCGCCATTGACGTCAACATCGATATTACCCGGATGCTGGATATCAGCTGGAGCCTTTTCCGAAAGCATTTTCAGCCCGAAGAACTCGGCATCCGCGAGAAATATATGGAGGAATATTGGGAAAAAGCGACAGAGCCGGAAGGTGAAGACGATGTCCTAACAGACGAAAACGTAATGCTGGCAGACACCTCATTTAAACAAAGGAATAAGATAGCAGCAAAATGGCAATAA
- a CDS encoding V-type ATP synthase subunit A, with translation MRTGKVKAIVSNLVIVSADETVMQNEICMIRLGQIFLKAEVIKVVGKDAYVQAFESTRGLKVGDEAIFQGHLLEADLGPGILTKKYDGLQNDLDKIETVFLTRGTYTDALDKDSEWDFTPITKIAETVRAGSWIGEVKEKNIPHKIMVPFLLEGEYTVKKVAEKGRYKITDTVAVIADKDGNETAVTMVQKWPVIRPLKGYKEKVRPYKLLETGIRIIDMMNPLAEGGTGFIPGPFGSGKTVLQHAIARQAKADVVVMIACGERANEIVEIFTEFPQLDDPQTGGKLIDRTVIIANTSNMPVASREASVYTGMTIAEYYRAMGLKVLVLADSTSRWAQALREMSNRMEELPGPDAFPMDLPAVVSGFYARAGQVKLVNDAEGSITFIGTVSPAGGNLKEPVTEATKKAAHSFYALSQQRADSKRYPAIDAIESYSKFLDYPELIGYMQQTISQNWKAEVVKMKDRLFKGHEAMEQINILGDDNVPLDYHEKFWKSELIDFVILQQDAFDAVDGFTALDRLKYMQEKVAEICESSFRFSDYEEIGGYFRAIINIWKQINYSLFQSEEFKGFNGQLDELLNQRKKTNESVPV, from the coding sequence ATGCGCACCGGAAAAGTAAAAGCAATCGTTTCAAATTTGGTCATCGTTTCAGCGGATGAAACGGTTATGCAGAATGAGATCTGCATGATCCGTCTTGGCCAAATATTCCTTAAGGCAGAAGTGATTAAGGTGGTCGGCAAAGATGCTTATGTGCAGGCGTTCGAAAGCACGCGGGGCTTAAAAGTTGGTGATGAGGCGATTTTCCAGGGCCATCTGCTGGAAGCAGATCTGGGCCCCGGCATCCTTACAAAAAAATATGACGGGCTGCAAAATGATCTGGATAAGATCGAAACTGTTTTTCTTACCAGGGGCACCTATACCGATGCATTGGATAAGGACAGCGAATGGGATTTCACCCCGATCACAAAAATTGCGGAAACCGTTAGGGCAGGCAGCTGGATCGGTGAAGTAAAAGAAAAAAATATCCCGCATAAGATCATGGTTCCGTTCCTGCTCGAAGGCGAATACACCGTAAAGAAAGTGGCTGAGAAGGGGCGGTATAAAATAACGGATACCGTCGCTGTGATCGCAGATAAGGACGGAAATGAAACTGCGGTAACAATGGTGCAGAAATGGCCGGTTATCAGGCCGCTGAAAGGATATAAGGAAAAAGTCCGCCCCTATAAATTGTTGGAAACCGGCATCAGGATCATCGATATGATGAACCCATTGGCAGAGGGCGGAACAGGGTTTATTCCGGGCCCGTTCGGCAGCGGGAAGACGGTATTGCAGCATGCCATCGCCCGGCAGGCGAAAGCGGATGTCGTTGTCATGATCGCGTGCGGCGAACGGGCCAACGAAATTGTCGAGATCTTCACCGAGTTTCCCCAGCTGGATGATCCCCAGACAGGCGGCAAACTTATTGACAGAACCGTCATTATCGCCAATACCTCGAATATGCCGGTGGCATCCCGCGAAGCTTCCGTGTACACCGGGATGACCATCGCAGAGTATTACCGCGCAATGGGATTAAAAGTTTTAGTGCTGGCCGACTCCACTTCCAGGTGGGCGCAAGCGCTAAGGGAAATGTCAAACCGGATGGAAGAGCTCCCCGGCCCCGATGCCTTTCCGATGGATCTGCCGGCGGTTGTTTCCGGTTTTTATGCCCGGGCCGGCCAGGTAAAACTGGTGAACGACGCTGAAGGCAGTATTACATTTATCGGAACGGTCTCCCCGGCGGGCGGGAATTTAAAAGAGCCGGTAACGGAAGCGACAAAAAAAGCGGCGCATAGTTTTTACGCCTTGTCGCAGCAGCGCGCAGATAGTAAACGTTATCCCGCCATCGATGCTATTGAAAGTTATTCCAAGTTCCTCGACTATCCTGAATTGATCGGCTACATGCAGCAAACCATTTCGCAGAACTGGAAGGCTGAAGTGGTAAAAATGAAAGACCGCCTGTTCAAAGGCCATGAAGCGATGGAACAGATCAATATCCTCGGCGATGACAATGTTCCCCTCGATTACCACGAAAAATTCTGGAAATCGGAGTTGATCGATTTTGTCATTCTGCAACAGGATGCCTTCGATGCGGTAGACGGCTTTACCGCGCTTGACCGCTTGAAATATATGCAGGAAAAAGTGGCCGAAATCTGCGAATCATCGTTCCGGTTTTCCGATTACGAAGAAATAGGCGGTTATTTCCGGGCCATCATTAATATATGGAAGCAGATCAACTACTCCCTGTTCCAATCCGAGGAATTTAAAGGTTTTAACGGGCAATTGGATGAGTTATTAAATCAAAGGAAAAAAACAAATGAAAGCGTCCCTGTTTAA
- a CDS encoding DUF2764 family protein: MSEQHYFYLISGLPDISVEDAHLPFSAKTFLDEHKDQVGENDFRLLCYLYYPNDNRNLLDILLGKKETTPSGGCYSLQELKKGIAGDGALPDYMNRFISAFGENKNRFSETVWEARLTEAYFREAMNSGNGFLNRWMEFELNLKNLLLLMKNRKQQLPFAEFLMEANEMAAIMKQNPSVDLSTESAIDFMSGLSKIIETGNIVEQERKIDLLRWRKLEEMTFFNYFTVEAVMSFLIKLLIVERWAKLKHDNEATFLPSILSTYLEKIEMPETVNIQ; this comes from the coding sequence ATGTCTGAGCAGCATTATTTTTATCTGATCTCCGGCCTGCCGGACATTTCTGTGGAAGATGCGCATTTGCCTTTTTCTGCGAAAACATTTTTGGATGAGCATAAAGACCAGGTAGGCGAAAATGATTTCAGACTGCTCTGCTACCTGTATTATCCAAACGACAACCGCAACCTCCTCGATATACTGCTCGGGAAAAAGGAGACGACACCATCGGGTGGGTGCTATTCACTCCAGGAGCTAAAAAAGGGAATTGCGGGAGATGGGGCTTTACCGGATTATATGAACAGGTTTATTTCCGCTTTCGGCGAAAATAAGAACCGTTTCAGCGAAACCGTATGGGAAGCCAGGCTCACCGAAGCCTATTTCAGGGAAGCCATGAACTCGGGGAACGGGTTTCTTAACCGGTGGATGGAATTTGAACTGAACCTGAAAAACCTGCTGCTTTTAATGAAGAACCGTAAGCAGCAACTTCCATTTGCCGAATTCTTAATGGAAGCGAATGAAATGGCAGCAATAATGAAACAAAACCCATCGGTTGATCTCAGCACGGAATCGGCTATCGATTTTATGAGCGGCCTTTCTAAAATTATTGAAACAGGAAATATCGTTGAACAGGAAAGAAAAATTGATTTGCTGAGATGGAGGAAGCTCGAAGAAATGACCTTTTTTAACTATTTCACCGTGGAAGCCGTCATGAGTTTCCTTATTAAACTCCTGATAGTTGAACGATGGGCGAAGCTGAAGCATGATAATGAAGCAACCTTTCTTCCGTCCATATTAAGCACCTACCTCGAAAAAATTGAAATGCCCGAAACAGTAAATATACAATAA
- a CDS encoding alpha-amylase family glycosyl hydrolase, with translation MKSIKDIDLSPKPGKEYWMNCHREWREEFIYFLLVDRFHDNKKRQSMEFEVRHSGFGEEKQLGKSCGGTIRGITDHLDYIKELGCTAIWLSPVFKNNPESYHGYAIENYLEIDPRFGTKEDMEKLVETAHGYNMSVFLDIVLHHSGDNWCYPDDLEYFYYKGFRFPFGGWRYEDEPAPVELRDPELYGRKGQIRNFDSYPETREGDFYGLKAFKNDESAEAIYVQKILADIHCYWIRELDIDGFRLDAVKHMGELSISRFCSAIREYAYSLGKENFFLFGEVVGADEMYSRYIGAKTLSTYHDQNIYYGLNSVLDFQLYFTLEGVIKGADSPEKLIDRYKQLQKSALDRGEYGEFLVTFLDNHDQVGSDIKHRYGYNAEPAQIIAGIAFLLCALGTPCIYYGTEQGLDGHGKGDTHIRECLFNPGDKTTNLLNQHSSIYEAIAELAKFRSTNNVLKFGRMFMREISNDGINFHLPDCNKCTLAFSRILAGEEIVFVYNSSAEETKEEHILVDCEVNRNRQWMRPVYGHGIDVEIRQSPDPSNPVRYIRLDLKPMQLVILKNY, from the coding sequence ATGAAATCAATTAAAGATATAGACCTATCCCCCAAGCCGGGTAAAGAATACTGGATGAATTGTCACCGTGAATGGCGGGAGGAGTTTATCTACTTCTTATTGGTTGACCGTTTTCATGACAACAAAAAAAGACAAAGCATGGAATTTGAAGTGAGGCATTCCGGCTTTGGCGAGGAAAAACAATTGGGTAAGTCGTGCGGGGGCACTATTCGCGGCATCACGGACCATCTTGATTATATCAAAGAACTGGGTTGTACAGCGATCTGGCTAAGCCCTGTTTTTAAAAATAACCCGGAATCCTATCACGGTTATGCCATTGAAAACTACCTGGAAATAGATCCGCGTTTTGGCACAAAGGAAGACATGGAAAAACTGGTTGAAACAGCGCACGGTTACAACATGAGTGTTTTCCTTGATATTGTTTTGCATCATAGCGGCGATAACTGGTGCTACCCCGATGATCTCGAATATTTTTATTATAAAGGTTTCAGGTTTCCTTTCGGCGGATGGCGGTATGAAGATGAACCGGCGCCAGTGGAACTGCGCGACCCGGAGTTATATGGCCGTAAAGGACAGATCCGGAATTTTGACAGTTACCCTGAAACGAGGGAAGGGGATTTCTATGGTTTAAAGGCATTCAAAAACGATGAATCTGCCGAGGCTATTTACGTTCAAAAGATATTAGCTGATATTCATTGCTATTGGATACGAGAACTGGATATAGACGGCTTCCGGCTGGATGCCGTAAAGCATATGGGCGAACTATCCATCAGCCGCTTTTGCTCAGCCATACGGGAATATGCCTATTCTCTTGGCAAGGAAAATTTCTTTCTTTTTGGCGAGGTCGTAGGCGCTGACGAAATGTACAGCCGTTATATTGGGGCTAAGACACTGTCGACGTATCACGACCAAAATATATATTATGGCTTAAATTCCGTATTGGATTTTCAGCTGTATTTCACTTTGGAAGGTGTGATCAAGGGCGCTGACTCACCGGAAAAACTGATCGACCGGTATAAACAACTCCAAAAAAGCGCCCTCGACAGGGGCGAATATGGTGAGTTTCTGGTAACCTTCCTGGACAATCATGACCAGGTTGGTTCTGACATCAAGCACCGTTACGGATACAATGCAGAACCCGCCCAAATCATTGCAGGGATCGCCTTCCTGCTTTGTGCCCTGGGTACGCCATGTATCTACTACGGTACCGAACAAGGCCTTGACGGCCACGGTAAAGGTGATACTCATATCAGGGAATGCCTGTTTAATCCAGGCGATAAAACCACCAACCTTCTCAATCAGCATTCTTCCATTTATGAAGCCATAGCCGAACTGGCAAAATTCAGGAGCACGAATAATGTGCTGAAGTTTGGCAGGATGTTCATGCGGGAAATCTCAAATGACGGCATCAACTTTCATTTGCCGGATTGCAACAAATGCACCCTGGCATTTTCCAGGATATTGGCTGGCGAGGAAATCGTATTTGTATATAATTCCTCCGCCGAGGAAACAAAGGAAGAGCACATACTGGTGGACTGCGAGGTGAACCGCAACCGTCAGTGGATGAGACCGGTATATGGCCACGGAATTGATGTAGAAATACGGCAATCGCCCGACCCCTCCAATCCGGTCAGATATATCAGGCTGGATTTAAAACCTATGCAGTTGGTTATACTTAAAAATTATTAA
- a CDS encoding DUF4136 domain-containing protein — translation MKKSMWVSTGIMIIMLAGCSSIYNVVSSDYDRSADFTKYKTFAWLPDKADTANTSYNNEIIRNNIRNYFGQCISDRGYSFDAENPDVLMQLIITNAKKERVINAYPSSYYYSPYYYGSYYYSPYRLGYYYNYYSTFRYTYPGPAYPVAYSATQKQEYVNGAITLAFIDRKTGKLIWRGTAEGDIYDLSFISQDLHPAVHRILAEYPVKPLLTRSHKVR, via the coding sequence ATGAAAAAGAGTATGTGGGTTTCGACGGGCATTATGATAATAATGCTTGCGGGATGCAGCAGTATTTACAATGTCGTTTCGTCTGATTATGACAGGTCTGCTGATTTTACCAAATACAAGACCTTTGCCTGGCTGCCGGATAAAGCGGATACCGCCAATACATCGTATAATAACGAAATTATCCGGAATAATATCCGCAATTATTTTGGCCAATGTATCAGCGATAGAGGATATTCCTTTGATGCTGAAAATCCCGATGTGCTGATGCAGTTGATTATAACCAATGCAAAAAAAGAAAGGGTCATAAACGCGTATCCTAGCTCGTATTATTACAGCCCTTATTACTATGGGAGCTATTATTACTCCCCGTACCGCCTTGGTTACTATTATAATTATTATTCAACTTTCAGATACACGTACCCCGGGCCTGCATATCCCGTTGCTTATTCCGCCACACAAAAACAGGAATATGTAAATGGCGCCATCACATTAGCTTTTATAGACAGGAAAACAGGCAAGCTTATTTGGCGCGGAACGGCTGAAGGAGATATTTATGACCTCTCATTTATCAGCCAGGATTTGCATCCTGCCGTGCATAGAATATTAGCGGAGTACCCGGTGAAGCCTTTATTAACGCGCAGTCATAAAGTCAGATAA
- the nrfD gene encoding NrfD/PsrC family molybdoenzyme membrane anchor subunit has translation MENSISIADDEKIIQDLLPGKFNTTGKVWVGILTAISLVGVYAYYRQLRYGLIVTNMRDYVSWGIYISNFVFFVAISLVGSLITAVFRLAGVKWGTPLTRIAEMIAVAAIIFASIIIIVDMGSPERFYNLFIHPRIQSPIMWDVIVITTYFFISILLLYYPLLPDIKILLRFKEKSGPALYKFYSFLGSFWKGSHKQYLLSKKAINVLCITIIPVAFTIHTVTSWLFATTYRPGWDSTNFGAYFIAGAFLVGAGGVVVAMYIFRKCNSLEKYITLDHFDKMGRVLVLLALLYLYFNVNEFLTPFFKMKESEAGYLKDLLSGSFAPMFWFAVLTGIILPIIVLLFKKGRRPLPMFIVGIMVVVGAWFKRYLIVTPTLLHPFLPMHDVPKAYHYYFPSWEEWAISMGSLAGAMLIITLLSRIFPIIPIQETLTEHHHETAAQNI, from the coding sequence GTGGAAAATTCAATTTCAATAGCAGACGACGAAAAAATAATTCAGGATCTGTTGCCGGGGAAGTTTAATACCACCGGCAAAGTCTGGGTTGGCATTTTAACAGCCATTTCTTTGGTGGGTGTTTATGCCTATTATCGTCAACTGCGATATGGCTTGATAGTTACCAATATGAGGGACTATGTTTCATGGGGTATCTATATATCAAACTTTGTGTTTTTTGTGGCCATAAGTTTAGTCGGCTCCTTAATAACAGCCGTATTCCGGTTAGCTGGCGTGAAATGGGGTACCCCGCTCACACGGATCGCGGAGATGATCGCCGTGGCCGCTATCATTTTTGCCTCAATCATTATCATTGTGGATATGGGTAGCCCCGAGCGGTTCTATAATTTATTTATACATCCGCGCATCCAATCCCCCATCATGTGGGATGTGATTGTAATTACTACTTATTTTTTTATAAGTATCCTGCTTTTATATTATCCGCTGCTGCCTGATATTAAGATACTGCTTCGCTTTAAGGAAAAATCAGGGCCAGCCCTATATAAATTCTACAGCTTTCTCGGTTCCTTCTGGAAAGGCAGTCACAAACAATATTTATTGAGCAAAAAAGCCATTAATGTGCTTTGTATTACGATCATACCGGTGGCATTTACTATTCACACCGTGACCTCCTGGTTATTTGCCACAACTTACCGCCCGGGTTGGGACAGCACCAACTTTGGTGCATATTTTATAGCCGGAGCGTTTTTAGTCGGAGCCGGAGGTGTTGTCGTTGCCATGTACATTTTCAGGAAATGCAACAGTCTGGAGAAATACATTACACTGGATCATTTTGATAAAATGGGTCGGGTATTGGTTCTTTTGGCCCTCCTATACCTTTATTTTAATGTCAATGAGTTTTTAACACCCTTCTTTAAAATGAAGGAATCCGAGGCTGGTTATTTAAAAGATCTATTGTCAGGATCGTTTGCACCCATGTTTTGGTTCGCGGTGTTGACGGGAATTATCCTGCCAATCATTGTTTTATTATTCAAAAAGGGCCGGAGACCGCTACCGATGTTTATTGTAGGTATAATGGTGGTGGTTGGCGCATGGTTTAAGCGTTACCTGATTGTGACGCCAACTTTATTGCATCCCTTCCTGCCAATGCATGATGTTCCAAAAGCGTATCATTATTATTTCCCAAGCTGGGAAGAATGGGCAATCAGCATGGGTTCATTAGCGGGGGCTATGCTGATCATAACCCTGCTTAGCCGGATATTTCCAATTATTCCAATTCAAGAAACTTTAACTGAACACCATCATGAAACTGCTGCACAAAATATTTAG
- a CDS encoding 4Fe-4S dicluster domain-containing protein: MDQKIGVKYIFKLNEMEPENNSRRGFLLTGLAVAGLVAGCTQKKDPFEAGAEEQAMASGKTVKLLSVDGEVIEVDEAFLKPVPHMPPVSNTEARVGIPGKKFVMVIDLSRCKNLKICQAACDHAHELSPGQNWIKVRPMQDAEHTAPYWQPTLCMHCDEPPCVKVCPVDATFKRQDGIVLIDHDRCIGCRFCMAACPYSTRVFNWGEPEISTEIASEPYTPESPFPQKKGTVGKCDFCADMTRRGELPHCVTACPNNVYLFGDMNEDSVSNGSETFRFSDLIRDRGGYRLMEDLGTKPSVYYLPPVNRNFPFESGLENDKLQNS; the protein is encoded by the coding sequence ATGGATCAAAAAATAGGTGTCAAATACATTTTCAAATTAAACGAGATGGAACCAGAAAATAATTCAAGAAGGGGTTTCCTGTTAACAGGTTTGGCCGTAGCCGGGCTTGTAGCAGGCTGCACGCAAAAAAAAGACCCATTTGAAGCAGGTGCGGAGGAACAGGCCATGGCTTCAGGCAAGACAGTAAAACTACTTTCTGTAGACGGAGAAGTGATCGAGGTAGATGAGGCATTCCTTAAACCAGTCCCGCACATGCCGCCGGTATCCAACACTGAAGCAAGAGTCGGTATTCCGGGCAAAAAATTTGTCATGGTTATTGACCTTTCCAGGTGCAAAAATTTAAAAATATGCCAGGCCGCATGTGACCATGCCCATGAATTGAGTCCGGGACAGAACTGGATAAAAGTACGTCCGATGCAGGATGCAGAACATACTGCCCCATACTGGCAGCCAACGCTCTGTATGCATTGCGATGAACCGCCATGCGTTAAAGTTTGCCCCGTGGACGCCACATTTAAAAGGCAGGATGGAATCGTTTTAATTGACCACGACCGCTGCATCGGCTGCCGTTTCTGTATGGCCGCCTGCCCATACTCGACAAGGGTATTCAACTGGGGTGAGCCGGAAATCTCCACCGAAATTGCAAGCGAGCCTTACACGCCCGAATCCCCCTTTCCTCAGAAAAAAGGAACGGTAGGCAAATGTGATTTTTGTGCTGACATGACGCGAAGGGGAGAATTACCGCATTGCGTTACAGCTTGTCCGAACAACGTTTACTTGTTCGGCGATATGAATGAAGATTCGGTGTCCAACGGTTCCGAAACGTTCAGGTTCAGCGACCTGATCAGGGATAGAGGGGGGTACAGGCTGATGGAAGACCTGGGAACCAAACCAAGTGTATACTACCTTCCGCCGGTGAACAGGAACTTCCCATTTGAATCAGGGCTTGAAAACGATAAGTTACAAAATAGTTAA
- a CDS encoding c-type cytochrome: MKRNIIIVAAIALMSIVLIVESCVTSKKVAGKDGSQLWSENCQRCHNAPPISAFTSSEWGIVNLHMRQRAVLTDDQYKKILAFMQQKD, from the coding sequence ATGAAAAGGAATATAATCATCGTAGCAGCTATTGCATTAATGTCAATAGTGCTGATAGTTGAAAGCTGCGTCACTTCTAAAAAAGTAGCAGGTAAAGACGGAAGTCAGCTATGGAGTGAAAATTGCCAGCGGTGTCATAACGCCCCTCCTATTTCCGCTTTTACGAGTTCTGAATGGGGTATAGTTAATTTACACATGCGTCAGCGGGCGGTACTCACTGACGATCAGTATAAAAAGATACTTGCGTTTATGCAACAGAAGGACTAA
- a CDS encoding c-type cytochrome, with translation MKKLLQNIASKKSLLLILVGPLLVATSAFYQQTLWKAPATADAKKSPLKADDATITAGKAVYAQHCQSCHGKKGKGDGKSAATLNTEPGDFTTAATQGQSDGALFWKVEEGRKDMPSFKKKLTEEQAWQVVAYLRTLK, from the coding sequence ATGAAAAAGTTACTTCAAAATATAGCTTCAAAAAAATCTCTACTGTTAATTCTTGTAGGCCCGCTTTTGGTTGCAACCAGTGCCTTTTATCAGCAAACGCTTTGGAAAGCCCCGGCAACTGCCGATGCCAAAAAAAGCCCGCTCAAGGCGGATGATGCGACCATAACCGCCGGCAAAGCCGTATATGCCCAGCATTGTCAGTCCTGTCATGGAAAAAAAGGAAAGGGTGACGGAAAATCTGCCGCGACCTTAAATACAGAGCCAGGTGATTTTACAACTGCTGCAACACAGGGGCAAAGTGACGGCGCTCTGTTCTGGAAAGTAGAAGAGGGAAGAAAAGACATGCCAAGTTTCAAAAAGAAACTAACCGAAGAGCAGGCATGGCAGGTTGTTGCCTATTTAAGAACATTAAAATAA
- a CDS encoding helix-turn-helix domain-containing protein, translating to MISIKLGELVLKGKVSAEDKNNFEKKLNEKEFYLSETHQEKIVGHLKALLLRYRDELMDNEKPIKLSEFVVRDMQMSFSHLSRVFSKSQGLTLERYLLLLRLEKAKELLIQKQLSITQVGYKLGYNSPQSFITQFRREIGKTPHEYQLNPSPPRNNLDNLTNQYIKQ from the coding sequence GTGATTTCAATTAAACTGGGTGAACTGGTTCTTAAGGGCAAAGTGAGTGCTGAAGACAAAAATAACTTTGAAAAAAAACTGAACGAAAAGGAATTTTATCTTTCTGAAACGCATCAGGAAAAAATTGTTGGCCATCTTAAAGCGCTGCTTCTCCGGTATAGGGACGAGCTGATGGATAATGAAAAGCCAATCAAGTTATCAGAGTTTGTAGTCCGTGATATGCAAATGAGTTTCTCTCATTTAAGCAGGGTTTTTTCAAAATCGCAAGGTTTAACACTCGAAAGGTACTTACTGTTACTGCGTTTAGAGAAGGCAAAGGAGTTGCTGATTCAAAAGCAATTATCCATTACCCAGGTTGGCTATAAATTGGGCTATAACAGCCCGCAATCTTTTATAACACAGTTCAGGAGAGAGATCGGTAAAACACCGCATGAGTACCAGCTAAACCCCTCACCGCCAAGGAATAACCTGGATAACCTGACAAATCAATATATCAAACAATAA
- a CDS encoding HYC_CC_PP family protein, whose amino-acid sequence MKRATLILLTAIYLLPNLGLTVNSYYCCGVLLSTSLSPGPKHHDGCKMASDGCCKTKKQYLKIKDRHWGEPGFNLNVKLFPALDILSPYVTTHSWLNNRGHQVVSYNNYRRPPDRLKTSVYIFNCTYLI is encoded by the coding sequence GTGAAACGCGCAACGCTCATATTATTAACAGCCATTTATCTGTTACCCAACCTTGGGTTAACGGTTAATAGCTATTATTGTTGCGGCGTATTATTGTCGACTTCCCTTTCCCCGGGGCCTAAACATCATGACGGTTGCAAAATGGCGTCCGACGGATGCTGTAAAACCAAGAAGCAATATCTCAAGATTAAGGATCGGCATTGGGGCGAGCCCGGGTTTAATTTGAATGTAAAGTTATTTCCAGCTTTAGACATACTCAGCCCTTATGTTACCACTCACTCGTGGTTAAATAACCGCGGGCACCAGGTTGTTTCTTATAACAACTACCGGCGGCCCCCTGACCGGCTTAAAACATCCGTTTATATTTTCAATTGCACTTACCTGATTTGA